One part of the Vibrio palustris genome encodes these proteins:
- a CDS encoding PTS fructose transporter subunit IIC, translating to MKIVAVTSCAAGISHTFMAEEALVEAGKELDYNVRVETQGNIGTQTPLTQQEIEDADLVVIASDVTVSLARFTGKRVYQVSTNDAIADAKKVISEASEKAEMTMDSIEESKGKNVGSGVTIGTAKHNAFFRHTMSGVGYMIPMATCGLLLALANIFAFNSDAQGHLVNWGFDESTALGYFMSHLFMVGKVGFTLMIPLFAGFVANSIADRPAIAPAMIGAYIANDPTFLGTKTGGSFLAALLIAFIVGYMVLYLKRIPWPKILRPAVPIMIIPVISTFLIFIFVLYGIGKPISLAMDTMYQWLNILVTEHQSSSFLIGAVIGGMIGFDFGGPINKTAYVFSTAVFVDTLGQYGVDGANLLPFTAVQASISIAPLGIFVASRLFKKRFSSEERNTANAACAMGIVGVSEGAIPFAAANPIQLIVASVCGSALAGGLVGLWGIRNFGGLGSPLGTIIGYIEQPIPIVSWVLCTGAGILLTAVIIGVWRTKSEKNMEKAYA from the coding sequence ATGAAAATAGTTGCTGTTACTTCTTGTGCTGCTGGTATTTCTCATACCTTCATGGCTGAAGAAGCTTTAGTTGAGGCTGGTAAAGAACTTGATTACAACGTCAGAGTCGAAACTCAAGGTAATATTGGAACACAAACACCTTTAACCCAACAAGAGATAGAAGATGCTGATCTTGTCGTGATAGCAAGTGATGTCACTGTGTCGTTGGCTCGCTTTACCGGTAAAAGGGTTTACCAAGTATCAACAAATGATGCTATTGCCGATGCAAAGAAAGTGATTAGTGAGGCATCAGAAAAAGCCGAAATGACGATGGATTCAATCGAAGAGTCTAAAGGAAAAAATGTAGGTAGCGGAGTTACGATTGGTACTGCTAAACACAACGCTTTTTTTCGTCACACCATGAGTGGTGTTGGTTACATGATACCAATGGCGACTTGTGGTCTGCTTTTGGCTCTCGCCAATATTTTTGCTTTCAATAGTGATGCTCAGGGACACTTAGTCAATTGGGGATTCGATGAGTCTACTGCATTAGGCTACTTCATGTCGCATTTATTCATGGTAGGTAAAGTTGGTTTCACTTTAATGATCCCTTTATTTGCTGGTTTTGTTGCGAACTCTATTGCCGACCGCCCGGCGATCGCTCCAGCTATGATCGGTGCTTATATTGCCAATGATCCTACTTTCCTTGGAACCAAAACAGGGGGGAGCTTTCTAGCTGCGTTACTGATTGCCTTCATTGTTGGTTATATGGTTCTCTATCTAAAACGTATTCCCTGGCCGAAGATTCTTCGACCTGCTGTACCAATTATGATTATCCCTGTTATTTCCACATTTCTCATTTTCATATTTGTTCTTTATGGTATTGGTAAGCCAATTTCGTTAGCGATGGACACTATGTATCAGTGGTTAAATATCCTAGTTACTGAGCATCAAAGTTCATCATTCTTAATTGGTGCTGTAATTGGTGGAATGATTGGATTCGACTTCGGAGGGCCAATAAATAAAACGGCTTATGTTTTTAGTACTGCTGTATTTGTTGACACTTTAGGTCAATATGGCGTTGATGGGGCAAATTTACTTCCGTTTACTGCTGTACAAGCGTCGATTTCAATCGCTCCTCTTGGCATATTTGTCGCTTCACGTTTATTTAAAAAACGATTCTCCAGTGAGGAGAGAAATACTGCAAACGCTGCTTGTGCGATGGGAATTGTAGGAGTTTCAGAAGGTGCGATCCCTTTTGCGGCCGCGAATCCAATACAACTTATCGTTGCGAGCGTTTGTGGGTCTGCATTGGCTGGTGGATTAGTTGGCCTTTGGGGAATCCGTAATTTTGGTGGTTTAGGTTCACCGTTGGGTACTATTATCGGTTATATCGAACAACCTATCCCTATTGTTTCTTGGGTGCTTTGTACTGGTGCCGGAATTCTACTTACAGCTGTAATCATTGGTGTTTGGCGCACAAAATCAGAGAAAAATATGGAGAAGGCGTATGCTTAG
- a CDS encoding PTS sugar transporter subunit IIA, whose amino-acid sequence MLSKLFKGLIGGESLPIFNSTHVLMDDSSKTRDEALQFIANELFNRNYISNPDKFLEDLIARESTDSTGFKDGIATPHAKSKQVKNASIWVVRFSNPIPWETMDNSDVQTVIALSIPNKGSENVMKSLIAISRANMKAEFRDILKNAESDTVATEIDRVLGGVI is encoded by the coding sequence ATGCTTAGCAAGCTGTTTAAAGGCTTAATAGGTGGGGAGTCACTACCTATATTTAACTCAACTCATGTACTTATGGATGATTCTTCGAAGACTCGTGATGAAGCTTTGCAATTTATTGCAAATGAACTTTTTAATCGTAATTATATTAGCAACCCAGATAAGTTTCTTGAAGACTTAATCGCACGAGAAAGCACAGATTCAACAGGTTTTAAAGATGGTATTGCGACTCCTCATGCGAAAAGTAAGCAAGTAAAAAATGCTAGTATTTGGGTTGTCCGCTTTTCAAATCCTATTCCGTGGGAAACTATGGATAATTCAGATGTTCAAACTGTTATTGCTCTTTCTATTCCGAATAAGGGAAGCGAAAATGTCATGAAATCTCTTATTGCTATTTCTCGAGCAAATATGAAAGCTGAATTTAGAGATATCTTAAAGAATGCAGAAAGCGATACTGTTGCGACTGAAATTGATAGAGTACTTGGAGGTGTTATATGA